In one Balaenoptera ricei isolate mBalRic1 chromosome 20, mBalRic1.hap2, whole genome shotgun sequence genomic region, the following are encoded:
- the LPO gene encoding lactoperoxidase isoform X2: MRVLFHLPVLLASLSLFQVAESDTNDPSLDLTALSQEVGCGVPVPLVKCDENSPYRTITGDCNNRRNPALGASNRALARWLPAEYEDGLSLPFGWTPRKTRNGFPLPLAREVSNKIVGYLNEEGALDQNRSLLFMQWGQIVDHDLDFAPDTELGSSEYSKVQCDEHCIQGDNCFPIMFPCNDPKVKTQGKCMPFFRAGFVCPTPPYQSLAREQINALTSFLDASLVYSPEPSLAGRLRDLSSPLGLMAINQEAQDHGLAYPPFDNKKPSPCEFINTTACVPCFLTGDPRASEQILLAVSHTLLLREHNRLARELKRLNPHWDGEKLYQEARKILGAFIQIITFRDYLPIVLGDEMQKWIPPYQGYNKSVDPRISNVFTFAFRFGHLEVPSTVFRLDENYQPWGLEAELPLHTLFFNTWRIVKDGGIDPLVRGLLAKKSKSMNQNKMMTGELRNKLFQPTHTIHGFDLAAINIQRCRDHGMPGYNSWRGFCGLSQPQTLKELHAVLKNKVLAEKLLVLYGTPANIDIWIGAIAEPLVERGQVGPLLACLLGRQFQQIRDGDRFWWENPGVFTEEQRNSLQKMSLSRLVCDNTHITKVPLHPFQANSYPHGFVDCSAIDKLDLSPWASEEN; encoded by the exons ATGAGGGTCCTTTTCCATCTCCCAGTCCTTTTGGCTTCCCTGAGCTTGTTCCAGGTTGCAGAATCTGACACAAATG ACCCTAGCCTGGACTTGACTGCACTCTCTCAGGAGGTGGGCTGTGGCGTCCCAGTTCCTTTGGTGAAATGTGATGAGAACAGCCCTTACCGCACCATCACGGGAGACTGTAATAACAG GAGGAACCCCGCGCTGGGCGCGTCCAACAGGGCGCTGGCGCGCTGGCTGCCGGCGGAGTACGAGGACGGGCTCTCCCTGCCCTTCGGCTGGACGCCGAGGAAGACGCGGAACGGCTTCCCTCTCCCGCTG GCCCGCGAGGTATCCAACAAGATTGTAGGCTACCTAAATGAAGAGGGTGCTCTGGACCAAAACAGGTCCCTGCTCTTCATGCAGTGGGGTCAAATTGTGGACCACGACCTGGATTTTGCCCCCGACACGGAACTGGGGAGCAGCGAGTACTCCAAAGTGCAGTGTGATGAACACTGTATCCAGGGAGACAACTGTTTCCCCATCATG TTCCCGTGCAACGACCCCAAGGTGAAGACTCAAGGGAAATGCATGCCTTTCTTCCGAGCTGGGTTTGTCTGCCCCACTCCACCTTACCAGTCATTGGCCCGAGAGCAGATCAATGCTCTGACCTCCTTCCTGGATGCCAGTTTAGTGTACAGCCCTGAGCCCAGCCTGGCCGGCCGCCTCCGGGATCTCAGCAGCCCACTGGGCCTCATGGCCATCAACCAGGAGGCCCAGGACCACGGGCTGGCCTACCCGCCCTTTGACAACAAGAAGCCGAGCCCCTGTGAGTTCATCAACACCACTGCCTGTGTGCCCTGCTTCCTGACAG GAGATCCACGAGCCTCGGAGCAGATCCTGCTGGCCGTTTCCCACACCCTCCTTCTCCGAGAGCACAACCGGCTGGCCAGAGAACTAAAGAGACTCAACCCTCATTGGGATGGAGAGAAGCTCTACCAGGAAGCCCGGAAGATCCTAGGAGCCTTCATACAG ATTATCACCTTTAGGGACTACCTACCTATTGTGCTAGGTGATGAGATGCAAAAGTGGATCCCTCCATACCAAGGCTATAACAAATCTGTAGATCCCCGAATTTCCAATGTCTTCACCTTCGCCTTCCGCTTTGGCCACTTGGAGGTCCCCTCCACTGTGTTCCGCCTGGATGAGAATTATCAGCCATGGGGTCTGGAAGCAGAGCTCCCCCTGCATACCCTCTTCTTCAACACCTGGAGGATAGTCAAAGATG GTGGAATTGACCCTCTGGTGCGGGGCCTGCTGGCCAAGAAGTCCAAATCGATGAATCAGAATAAAATGATGACGGGCGAGCTGCGCAACAAGCTTTTCCAACCCACTCACACGATCCACGGCTTTGACCTGGCTGCCATCAACATACAGCGTTGCCGGGACCATGGGATGCCTG GGTACAACTCCTGGAGAGGCTTCTGTGGCCTCTCACAGCCCCAAACGCTGAAGGAGCTGCACGCCGTGCTGAAGAACAAGGTGCTGGCTGAGAAGTTACTGGTTCTCTACGGGACCCCTGCCAACATTGACATCTGGATAGGGGCCATCGCTGAGCCCCTGGTAGAAAGGGGCCAGGTGGGGCCTCTCCTGGCCTGCCTCCTGGGAAGGCAGTTCCAGCAGATCCGTGATGGAGACAG GTTCTGGTGGGAGAACCCTGGGGTCTTCACTGAGGAGCAGCGGAACTCTCTACAGAAAATGTCCTTGTCACGCCTTGTCTGTGACAACACCCACATCACCAAGGTCCCGCTGCACCCCTTCCAAGCCAACAGCTACCCCCACGGCTTTGTGGATTGCTCAGCCATCGATAAGCTGGACCTCTCACCATGGGCCTCCGAGGAGAATTAG
- the LPO gene encoding lactoperoxidase isoform X1 produces MRVLFHLPVLLASLSLFQVAESDTNEQATRTFTISDAVSQVKIQVNKAFLDSRTRLKTAMSSEAPTTRQLSEYLKHAKGWTRMAIRNGQVWEESLKRLRHKATLTNVTDPSLDLTALSQEVGCGVPVPLVKCDENSPYRTITGDCNNRRNPALGASNRALARWLPAEYEDGLSLPFGWTPRKTRNGFPLPLAREVSNKIVGYLNEEGALDQNRSLLFMQWGQIVDHDLDFAPDTELGSSEYSKVQCDEHCIQGDNCFPIMFPCNDPKVKTQGKCMPFFRAGFVCPTPPYQSLAREQINALTSFLDASLVYSPEPSLAGRLRDLSSPLGLMAINQEAQDHGLAYPPFDNKKPSPCEFINTTACVPCFLTGDPRASEQILLAVSHTLLLREHNRLARELKRLNPHWDGEKLYQEARKILGAFIQIITFRDYLPIVLGDEMQKWIPPYQGYNKSVDPRISNVFTFAFRFGHLEVPSTVFRLDENYQPWGLEAELPLHTLFFNTWRIVKDGGIDPLVRGLLAKKSKSMNQNKMMTGELRNKLFQPTHTIHGFDLAAINIQRCRDHGMPGYNSWRGFCGLSQPQTLKELHAVLKNKVLAEKLLVLYGTPANIDIWIGAIAEPLVERGQVGPLLACLLGRQFQQIRDGDRFWWENPGVFTEEQRNSLQKMSLSRLVCDNTHITKVPLHPFQANSYPHGFVDCSAIDKLDLSPWASEEN; encoded by the exons ATGAGGGTCCTTTTCCATCTCCCAGTCCTTTTGGCTTCCCTGAGCTTGTTCCAGGTTGCAGAATCTGACACAAATG AGCAGGCCACCCGCACCTTCACCATCTCTGATGCTGTGAGTCAGGTCAAGATCCAGGTCAACAAGGCCTTCCTGGATTCCCGGACCAG GCTGAAGACGGCCATGAGCTCTGAGGCGCCCACCACCCGACAGCTCTCCGAATACCTCAAGCACGCCAAGGGCTGGACCCGCATGGCCATCCGCAACGGGCAGGTGTGGGAGGAGTCCTTAAAGAGACTGAGGCACAAAGCGACCCTGACCAATGTCACAG ACCCTAGCCTGGACTTGACTGCACTCTCTCAGGAGGTGGGCTGTGGCGTCCCAGTTCCTTTGGTGAAATGTGATGAGAACAGCCCTTACCGCACCATCACGGGAGACTGTAATAACAG GAGGAACCCCGCGCTGGGCGCGTCCAACAGGGCGCTGGCGCGCTGGCTGCCGGCGGAGTACGAGGACGGGCTCTCCCTGCCCTTCGGCTGGACGCCGAGGAAGACGCGGAACGGCTTCCCTCTCCCGCTG GCCCGCGAGGTATCCAACAAGATTGTAGGCTACCTAAATGAAGAGGGTGCTCTGGACCAAAACAGGTCCCTGCTCTTCATGCAGTGGGGTCAAATTGTGGACCACGACCTGGATTTTGCCCCCGACACGGAACTGGGGAGCAGCGAGTACTCCAAAGTGCAGTGTGATGAACACTGTATCCAGGGAGACAACTGTTTCCCCATCATG TTCCCGTGCAACGACCCCAAGGTGAAGACTCAAGGGAAATGCATGCCTTTCTTCCGAGCTGGGTTTGTCTGCCCCACTCCACCTTACCAGTCATTGGCCCGAGAGCAGATCAATGCTCTGACCTCCTTCCTGGATGCCAGTTTAGTGTACAGCCCTGAGCCCAGCCTGGCCGGCCGCCTCCGGGATCTCAGCAGCCCACTGGGCCTCATGGCCATCAACCAGGAGGCCCAGGACCACGGGCTGGCCTACCCGCCCTTTGACAACAAGAAGCCGAGCCCCTGTGAGTTCATCAACACCACTGCCTGTGTGCCCTGCTTCCTGACAG GAGATCCACGAGCCTCGGAGCAGATCCTGCTGGCCGTTTCCCACACCCTCCTTCTCCGAGAGCACAACCGGCTGGCCAGAGAACTAAAGAGACTCAACCCTCATTGGGATGGAGAGAAGCTCTACCAGGAAGCCCGGAAGATCCTAGGAGCCTTCATACAG ATTATCACCTTTAGGGACTACCTACCTATTGTGCTAGGTGATGAGATGCAAAAGTGGATCCCTCCATACCAAGGCTATAACAAATCTGTAGATCCCCGAATTTCCAATGTCTTCACCTTCGCCTTCCGCTTTGGCCACTTGGAGGTCCCCTCCACTGTGTTCCGCCTGGATGAGAATTATCAGCCATGGGGTCTGGAAGCAGAGCTCCCCCTGCATACCCTCTTCTTCAACACCTGGAGGATAGTCAAAGATG GTGGAATTGACCCTCTGGTGCGGGGCCTGCTGGCCAAGAAGTCCAAATCGATGAATCAGAATAAAATGATGACGGGCGAGCTGCGCAACAAGCTTTTCCAACCCACTCACACGATCCACGGCTTTGACCTGGCTGCCATCAACATACAGCGTTGCCGGGACCATGGGATGCCTG GGTACAACTCCTGGAGAGGCTTCTGTGGCCTCTCACAGCCCCAAACGCTGAAGGAGCTGCACGCCGTGCTGAAGAACAAGGTGCTGGCTGAGAAGTTACTGGTTCTCTACGGGACCCCTGCCAACATTGACATCTGGATAGGGGCCATCGCTGAGCCCCTGGTAGAAAGGGGCCAGGTGGGGCCTCTCCTGGCCTGCCTCCTGGGAAGGCAGTTCCAGCAGATCCGTGATGGAGACAG GTTCTGGTGGGAGAACCCTGGGGTCTTCACTGAGGAGCAGCGGAACTCTCTACAGAAAATGTCCTTGTCACGCCTTGTCTGTGACAACACCCACATCACCAAGGTCCCGCTGCACCCCTTCCAAGCCAACAGCTACCCCCACGGCTTTGTGGATTGCTCAGCCATCGATAAGCTGGACCTCTCACCATGGGCCTCCGAGGAGAATTAG